The following proteins are co-located in the Paraburkholderia phytofirmans PsJN genome:
- a CDS encoding alginate lyase family protein, which yields MARKVRLMQSRTEATRAPNWRQACALLLAGAAVLLPLRQAQAAMNFCAAPALQTSERTNADPGVKALVSNVQAHLNDQPHALAKLHTEGTLPHEGIYDQSVEAEKDLDLLRDAALAWRATSDDRYLKLVDRLLYAWVTTYQPSFNPIDETRFEGLILAYDMTASALPVKTRNASMAFLTKLANGYIGQIDAQPRPLKGTFRNNWQSHRIKLIAMAAFTLDNRKMINAAQRLFVEHIGDNIEPDGSTIDFSERDALHYVTYDLQPLVTAALAARRHNRNWLPEKGADGASLQAALNWLAPYAAGSKTHEEFVHSSVPFDARRREAGLPGYSGQWDPKNATELFHLAARLDGRYTPIALQLAPTPPAWLAVCLPLPAR from the coding sequence ATGGCGCGAAAGGTGCGATTGATGCAAAGCCGGACCGAAGCAACGCGAGCGCCGAATTGGCGGCAAGCCTGCGCGCTGCTGTTGGCTGGCGCAGCCGTGCTGCTGCCGCTGCGGCAAGCGCAGGCCGCGATGAATTTTTGCGCGGCGCCCGCGCTGCAAACCAGCGAACGCACGAACGCCGATCCCGGTGTGAAAGCGCTGGTGAGCAATGTGCAGGCGCATCTGAACGACCAGCCGCATGCGCTGGCGAAACTGCATACCGAAGGCACGCTGCCGCACGAAGGCATTTACGACCAGAGCGTCGAAGCGGAGAAAGATCTCGATCTGTTGCGCGACGCCGCGCTCGCCTGGCGCGCCACGAGCGACGACCGCTATCTCAAGCTCGTCGACCGCTTGCTGTACGCCTGGGTCACGACCTATCAACCAAGCTTCAATCCGATCGACGAAACCCGTTTCGAAGGGCTGATTCTCGCGTACGACATGACGGCGAGCGCGTTGCCGGTGAAAACGCGCAATGCGTCGATGGCGTTCCTGACAAAGCTCGCAAACGGCTACATCGGTCAAATCGACGCGCAGCCGCGCCCGCTCAAGGGAACGTTCAGAAACAACTGGCAAAGCCATCGGATCAAACTGATTGCCATGGCCGCGTTCACGCTCGACAACCGCAAGATGATCAACGCGGCCCAGCGTCTGTTCGTCGAGCATATCGGCGACAACATCGAGCCGGATGGTTCGACGATCGATTTCAGCGAACGCGACGCGCTGCACTACGTCACCTACGACTTGCAGCCGCTCGTGACAGCCGCGCTCGCCGCGCGTCGCCATAACCGCAACTGGTTGCCCGAGAAGGGCGCGGACGGCGCCTCGCTGCAAGCCGCGCTCAACTGGCTGGCGCCGTACGCGGCCGGCAGCAAGACGCATGAAGAATTCGTGCATTCGAGCGTTCCGTTCGATGCAAGACGTCGCGAGGCCGGCTTGCCCGGCTATTCGGGTCAGTGGGATCCGAAGAACGCGACGGAACTGTTTCACCTGGCGGCGCGCCTCGACGGGCGCTATACGCCGATCGCGCTACAGCTCGCACCGACGCCGCCCGCGTGGCTCGCCGTGTGTTTGCCGCTGCCGGCGCGGTAA
- a CDS encoding L-serine ammonia-lyase, translating into MAVSVFDLFKIGIGPSSSHTVGPMRAALMFAQGLERDGLLAATASVKVELYGSLGATGKGHGTDRGVMLGLMGDAPDTVDPDTIAQRLEGVRVSRKLALLGTHEVPFVQKDHISFYRQALPEHPNGLKLRALDAQGETLRESTYLSVGGGFVVTAGAPNTKVLSAVEQLPHAFRSGNELLALCESTGKSIAQLMWENERVWHTEEETRAGLLKIWDVMQSCVARGCGINNPDADGNLPGPFQVKRRAPQLYRALSGNPELALRDPLSMIDWINLYAIAVNEENAAGGRVVTAPTNGAAGIIPAVLHYYMRFMPGSNQQGVIDFLMTAAAIGILYKLNASISGAEVGCQGEVGVACSMAAGALAAVMGGTPRQVENAAEIGMEHNLGLTCDPVGGMVQIPCIERNAMASVKAVNAARMALRGDGSHYVSLDSVIKTMRETGADMKTKYKETSRGGLAVNIVEC; encoded by the coding sequence ATGGCAGTCAGCGTCTTCGACCTCTTCAAAATCGGCATCGGCCCGTCCAGTTCGCATACGGTCGGGCCGATGCGCGCGGCGCTGATGTTCGCTCAAGGGCTCGAACGCGATGGGCTTCTTGCTGCGACCGCATCGGTCAAAGTGGAGTTGTACGGCTCGCTCGGCGCGACGGGCAAAGGGCACGGGACCGATCGCGGCGTCATGCTCGGCCTGATGGGCGATGCGCCCGACACCGTGGATCCGGACACGATAGCGCAGCGGCTCGAGGGAGTGCGCGTGTCCCGCAAGCTGGCATTGCTCGGCACGCACGAGGTGCCGTTCGTGCAGAAGGATCACATTTCGTTTTATCGTCAGGCGCTGCCCGAGCATCCGAACGGTTTGAAGTTGCGTGCGCTCGACGCGCAGGGCGAGACGTTGCGCGAATCGACCTATCTGTCGGTGGGCGGCGGCTTCGTGGTGACGGCCGGTGCGCCGAATACGAAAGTGCTTAGCGCAGTCGAACAGTTGCCGCACGCGTTTCGCAGCGGCAACGAGTTGCTCGCGCTGTGTGAATCGACCGGCAAAAGCATCGCCCAGTTGATGTGGGAAAACGAGCGCGTCTGGCACACGGAAGAAGAGACGCGTGCGGGCCTGCTGAAGATCTGGGACGTGATGCAATCGTGCGTAGCGCGGGGTTGCGGCATCAACAATCCGGATGCCGACGGTAACCTGCCCGGCCCGTTCCAGGTGAAACGTCGCGCGCCGCAACTGTATCGCGCGCTATCGGGCAACCCCGAGCTGGCGTTGCGCGATCCGCTGTCGATGATCGACTGGATCAACCTCTACGCGATCGCCGTCAACGAAGAAAACGCCGCCGGCGGACGCGTGGTGACGGCGCCGACCAACGGCGCGGCCGGCATCATCCCGGCCGTGCTGCATTACTACATGCGCTTCATGCCGGGCTCGAATCAGCAAGGCGTGATCGACTTCCTGATGACCGCGGCGGCGATCGGCATCTTGTACAAGCTGAACGCGTCGATTTCGGGCGCCGAAGTGGGCTGTCAGGGCGAAGTGGGCGTTGCCTGCTCGATGGCGGCGGGCGCGCTCGCCGCCGTCATGGGCGGCACGCCGCGCCAGGTCGAGAACGCCGCGGAAATCGGCATGGAGCACAACCTCGGGCTGACGTGCGATCCGGTCGGCGGCATGGTGCAGATTCCGTGTATCGAACGCAATGCGATGGCATCGGTGAAGGCGGTCAATGCCGCGCGCATGGCTTTGCGCGGCGACGGCAGTCACTACGTGTCGCTCGATTCGGTGATCAAGACCATGCGCGAGACCGGCGCGGATATGAAGACCAAGTACAAGGAAACGTCGCGCGGCGGGTTGGCGGTGAATATCGTCGAGTGTTGA
- a CDS encoding thiamine pyrophosphate-binding protein — MSQPNAPVSESAAAQTTGARLVVDALLTHGVERVFCVPGESFLAVLDSLHDETERIQTIVCRHEAAAANMAEAVGKLTGRPGVALVTRGPGATHASIGVHTAYQDSTPMILLIGQCAREHLDREAFQEIDYRRMFGQMAKWVAQIDDPKRIPEYLSHAFHTATSGRPGPVVLSLPEDVLSDACAAVAGAPAYQRVAASPSAAQIEKLRVLLEGAQRPMVIAGGSGWTPAACADFRRFVENWQLPVGLAFRFQDTLDNEHPNYAGDVGLGINPALAQRIRDADVLLAIGPRLGEATTNGYTLLDIPKTKQTLIHVHQGAEELGRVYAADLPIVSGMPELAAMLAELEPLSEQLAWSGAASEAHQAYLDWRKPRQIPGDVQMGEVIQQLRAHLPDDAILTNGAGNYATWLHRHFSYRHYRSQLAPTSGAMGYGVPAAIAAKSMYPHRAVVALAGDGCFMMAAQELATAMQYDLHVLFIVVNNGHFGTIRMHQERHYPGRVHGTGLTNPDFAAFARSFGAHGETVERTEDFLPALKRSIEAKRAAVIEIRMPQEASTPGATLEQIREQGRKMRGE, encoded by the coding sequence ATGTCGCAGCCGAACGCTCCCGTTTCCGAATCCGCCGCCGCTCAAACCACCGGCGCGCGTCTCGTCGTCGATGCTTTGCTCACGCACGGTGTCGAACGTGTTTTCTGTGTGCCTGGTGAGAGTTTTCTCGCTGTGCTGGATTCGCTGCACGACGAAACCGAACGCATCCAGACTATTGTTTGCCGTCACGAAGCGGCCGCGGCGAACATGGCGGAAGCCGTCGGCAAATTGACTGGGCGGCCGGGCGTCGCGCTCGTCACGCGCGGACCGGGCGCCACGCATGCGTCGATCGGCGTGCACACCGCGTATCAGGATTCCACGCCGATGATCCTGCTGATCGGCCAATGCGCGCGCGAGCACCTGGATCGCGAGGCGTTCCAGGAAATCGACTATCGGCGCATGTTCGGCCAGATGGCGAAGTGGGTCGCACAAATCGACGATCCGAAGCGTATTCCCGAATATCTGAGCCACGCGTTTCACACGGCGACGTCCGGACGGCCTGGCCCCGTAGTGTTGTCGTTGCCGGAAGACGTGTTGAGCGATGCCTGCGCAGCGGTGGCCGGCGCGCCGGCTTATCAGCGCGTGGCGGCGTCACCGTCGGCGGCGCAGATCGAGAAGTTGCGCGTATTGCTCGAAGGCGCGCAGCGTCCGATGGTGATCGCGGGCGGCAGCGGTTGGACGCCGGCTGCGTGCGCGGACTTTCGACGCTTCGTGGAGAACTGGCAATTGCCGGTCGGCCTCGCATTCCGCTTTCAGGACACGCTCGACAACGAGCATCCGAACTATGCCGGCGACGTTGGCCTTGGCATCAATCCGGCGCTGGCGCAACGTATCCGAGATGCCGATGTGCTGCTCGCGATCGGGCCGCGCCTGGGCGAAGCGACGACCAACGGCTACACGTTGCTCGATATTCCGAAGACCAAACAAACACTCATTCACGTGCATCAAGGTGCGGAGGAATTGGGTCGGGTGTATGCGGCGGATCTGCCGATCGTCTCCGGTATGCCGGAGTTGGCAGCGATGCTTGCGGAGCTGGAGCCTTTGTCCGAACAGCTCGCTTGGTCGGGCGCAGCGAGCGAGGCGCATCAGGCGTATCTCGACTGGCGCAAGCCGCGTCAGATTCCCGGCGATGTGCAGATGGGCGAAGTGATTCAGCAGTTGCGCGCGCATCTGCCGGACGACGCGATTCTCACCAACGGCGCAGGCAATTACGCGACGTGGCTGCATCGGCACTTTTCGTATCGCCATTACCGTTCGCAACTCGCCCCGACGAGTGGTGCGATGGGCTACGGTGTGCCGGCGGCGATCGCGGCGAAGTCGATGTATCCGCACCGCGCGGTCGTGGCGCTGGCCGGCGACGGTTGCTTCATGATGGCCGCACAAGAACTCGCGACGGCGATGCAGTACGACCTGCACGTGCTTTTCATCGTGGTGAATAACGGTCACTTCGGCACGATCCGGATGCATCAGGAGCGGCATTATCCTGGGCGGGTACATGGCACCGGGCTCACGAATCCGGATTTCGCAGCGTTCGCGCGCTCGTTCGGCGCGCATGGTGAAACGGTAGAGCGGACTGAGGATTTTCTGCCTGCGTTAAAGCGTTCGATTGAGGCGAAGCGCGCGGCTGTGATCGAGATTCGCATGCCGCAGGAAGCGAGCACACCGGGGGCGACGTTGGAGCAGATTCGCGAGCAGGGGAGGAAGATGCGAGGGGAGTAA
- a CDS encoding branched-chain amino acid ABC transporter substrate-binding protein: MQHKMKQLAGAALVAAMSLAGTANAQSTEDVKVGFAGPMTGAQAHYGKDFQNGITLAVEDMNATKPVIGGKQVRFVLDSADDQADPRTGTTVAQKLVDDGIKGMLGHFNSGTTIPASRIYANAGIPEIAMATAPEYTQQGFKTTFRMMTSDTQQGSVAGTFAVKTLGVKKIAIVDDRTAYGQGLADQFEKAAKAAGGQIVDREYTNDKAVDFKSILTKLKSVQPDLIYYGGADSQAAPMVKQMKALGIKAPLMGGEMVHTPTFIQIAGDAANGTVASLAGLPLEEMPGGKDYVAKYKKRFNEDVQTYSPYAYDGAMAMFDAMKKANSTDPAKYLPVLAKTSMPAVTSANLAYDSKGDLKNGGITLYKVVDGKWTTLQSVGGK; the protein is encoded by the coding sequence ATGCAACACAAGATGAAACAGCTGGCAGGCGCTGCACTGGTTGCAGCGATGTCGCTGGCGGGGACGGCCAATGCTCAATCGACGGAAGATGTGAAGGTCGGCTTTGCCGGCCCGATGACGGGCGCGCAGGCGCACTACGGTAAGGACTTCCAGAACGGCATTACGCTGGCTGTGGAAGACATGAACGCGACCAAGCCGGTGATCGGCGGCAAGCAAGTCCGCTTCGTGCTGGACTCGGCCGACGACCAGGCCGACCCGCGCACCGGTACGACGGTTGCACAAAAGCTGGTGGACGACGGCATCAAGGGCATGCTCGGCCACTTCAACTCGGGCACCACGATTCCGGCTTCGCGCATTTACGCGAACGCGGGCATCCCCGAAATCGCCATGGCGACGGCGCCGGAATACACGCAGCAAGGTTTCAAGACCACGTTCCGCATGATGACGTCCGACACGCAGCAAGGTTCGGTCGCCGGCACGTTCGCGGTGAAGACCTTGGGCGTGAAGAAGATCGCGATCGTCGATGACCGCACGGCTTACGGCCAGGGTCTGGCGGATCAGTTCGAAAAGGCAGCGAAGGCAGCGGGCGGCCAGATCGTCGATCGTGAATACACGAACGACAAGGCTGTGGACTTCAAGTCGATCCTGACCAAGCTGAAGTCGGTCCAACCGGATCTGATCTACTACGGCGGCGCGGATTCGCAAGCGGCACCGATGGTCAAGCAGATGAAGGCACTGGGCATCAAGGCGCCGCTGATGGGCGGCGAAATGGTCCACACGCCGACGTTCATCCAGATCGCGGGTGACGCGGCGAACGGCACGGTGGCATCGCTCGCCGGCCTGCCGCTGGAAGAAATGCCGGGCGGCAAGGACTACGTCGCGAAGTACAAGAAGCGTTTCAACGAAGACGTGCAAACGTACTCGCCGTACGCTTACGACGGCGCAATGGCCATGTTCGACGCAATGAAGAAGGCGAACTCGACCGATCCGGCCAAGTACCTGCCGGTGCTCGCGAAGACCTCGATGCCGGCAGTGACGTCGGCGAATCTTGCGTACGACAGCAAGGGTGACCTGAAGAACGGCGGTATCACGCTGTACAAGGTTGTCGATGGTAAGTGGACGACGCTGCAAAGCGTGGGTGGGAAGTAA